A window of the Henckelia pumila isolate YLH828 chromosome 3, ASM3356847v2, whole genome shotgun sequence genome harbors these coding sequences:
- the LOC140891542 gene encoding UBP1-associated protein 2C-like: protein MEEMKKRKLEEIGNGQMLPNLNETAASSIVDELRALLDPLAKPQLVDLLSKAGSQYPSIAEEIRSVASADPALRKLFVRGLAWNTSSETLCDAFQEHGEIEEGAVIHDKVTGKSRCYGFITFKDMESAQRALRAPGKMIDGRMAACNLASEGLNSSTSTLDQAQRKLYVGGLSPETSSEMLLSYFGRHGEIEEGSVAYDKDSNKSRGFGFVTFKTMEAAKEALDDPQKILGGRNITVKLADNYKGKVTPAGVVLGPGHMTAGYQQKAYSETGAPIGYSYPQPMASFGSYTNPSAAAAYSAQPQYSYPQFAVRKDTSPSPTAYGGYPYYMPKQ from the exons ATGGAAGAGATGAAGAAGAGGAAGCTTGAGGAAATCGGGAACGGGCAGATGTTGCCGAACTTAAATGAAACCGCTGCGTCTTCAATCGTTGATGAATTGCGTGCGCTCCTCGACCCGCTCGCTAAGCCGCAGCTTGTCGATCTCCTATCTAAAGC AGGGTCACAATATCCTTCTATTGCTGAAGAAATTAGAAGTGTtgcaagtgctgatcctgcccTTCGAAAGCTTTTTGTTCGTGGTTTAGCATGGAATACTTCTTCAGAAACTTTGTGTGAT GCATTTCAAGAACATGGTGAGATCGAAGAGGGTGCTGTAATCCATGACAAAGTAACTGGAAAGTCTCGTTGTTATGGTTTCATCACCTTTAAAGATATGGAATCAGCTCAGAGAGCACTTAGAGCACCTGGCAAGATGATTGAC GGGCGTATGGCTGCTTGTAACCTTGCAAGTGAGGGATTGAACAGCAGCACTTCTACTCTTGATCAAGCCCAAAGGAAGCTTTATGTAGGAGGTTTGTCACCTGAAACATCTAGTGAAATGTTGCTTTCCTATTTCGGAAGACATGGTGAGATAGAGGAGGGTTCTGTTGCATATGATAAAGACTCGAACAAATCACG TGGCTTTGGCTTTGTTACTTTCAAGACCATGGAGGCGGCGAAGGAAGCTTTAGATGACCCCCAAAAGATACTTGGA GGAAGAAATATCACAGTGAAGCTTGCTGATAATTACAAAGGCAAGGTGACTCCAGCTGGTGTGGTTCTGGGTCCAGGACACATGACTGCTGGCTATCAACAGAAAGCATATTCTGAGACTGGGGCCCCTATTGGTTATTCGTATCCCCAACCTATGGCATCGTTTGGTTCCTACACGAATCCCTCAGCAGCTGCTGCATACTCAGCTCAGCCACAGTATTCTTATCCTCAATTCGCTGTTAGGAAAGATACCTCACCATCGCCTACAGCATATGGGGGGTACCCTTATTACATGCCGAAGCAATAG
- the LOC140890444 gene encoding transcription termination factor MTEF18, mitochondrial-like: MNSVQKTRIREVLKWVSLCLTQNNFSPSKSNLSAGGSCYILQHLRLCSTERDFNLKNGRNLGFLARKSRPVRREAQAALLEYLHSTRGLQFMDAENMSKNSPEFFDVLLSRIDIDNADVSRSLTRFLRYHPINEFEPFFESIGLKSSEYSPLLPRNLMFLNEDLLLLENYYVLCNYGIARNKIGKIYKEATEIFGYDYGVLQSKLESFQGLGLKQSLVAKIIASSPYLLRGNMNEKFVEILRKLNDTGIHVDWLEEHISEENSYDWKCMLELVCLLSELGLSEDELGKLIVQHPDLLLECSGLVTFCLFGFLLKFGSMKSEIQNVFLQFPQIPVVKFINNLYQCHKFLIEIDMPVQDICMIVRSYPLVLGSCELKKVTSLMGALNCGKSRLGQMIKEDPNVLKKWILGRRVDRLPNQIRVLKVREIKTDFLLSLGFIEKSKEMEIAIKEFRGKGVELQERFDCLVNTGLSREEVISMVKASPQILNQNKDIIETKINHFVKELGYPVTDLLTHPPLVSYTIERVKLRLLTYKWLKDERVVHPKLSLSTLLSCSEDVFVRLYVNSHPRGLEFWERLKEKIYSI; the protein is encoded by the coding sequence ATGAATAGTGTGCAAAAGACTAGAATACGAGAAGTCTTGAAATGGGTTTCTTTGTGTTTGACCCAAAACAACTTTAGCCCATCAAAATCTAATCTTTCTGCCGGTGGTTCATGTTACATTTTACAACACCTTCGGCTTTGTAGTACAGAaagggattttaatttgaaaaatgGTAGAAATCTTGGTTTCCTAGCGAGAAAGTCTCGTCCAGTTAGGAGAGAAGCACAAGCTGCTTTGTTGGAATACTTGCATTCTACCAGGGGTTTGCAGTTTATGGATGCTGAGAACATGAGTAAAAATTCTCCAGAGTTTTTTGATGTGTTGTTGAGTAGGATAGATATTGACAATGCTGATGTGAGCCGGTCATTGACACGATTCTTGAGGTACCATCCCATTAATGAGTTTGAGCCTTTCTTTGAGAGTATAGGTTTGAAGTCTTCGGAGTATTCTCCACTTCTTCCCCGGAATTTAATGTTTCTGAATGAAGATCTATTGTTGTTGGAGAACTATTATGTCTTATGTAATTATGGCATTGCTCGGAACAAGATAGGAAAGATTTATAAGGAAGCAACAGAAATTTTTGGGTATGATTATGGGGTTTTGCAATCAAAGCTTGAATCTTTTCAGGGTTTGGGGTTAAAACAGTCTCTTGTGGCTAAGATTATTGCTTCAAGCCCTTATCTTTTGAGGGGAAATATGAATGAGAAATTCGTTGAAATTCTGCGGAAGTTAAATGATACTGGAATTCATGTTGACTGGCTTGAAGAGCATATCTCCGAAGAGAATTCCTACGACTGGAAATGTATGCTTGAGCTTGTGTGCTTACTAAGTGAGTTGGGCTTGAGTGAGGATGAATTAGGGAAACTGATTGTTCAGCATCCTGACCTTTTGCTTGAGTGCTCTGGACTTGTTACCTTTTGCCTATTTGGGTTCCTGTTGAAATTTGGATCCATGAAGAGTGAAATACAAAACGTCTTTCTTCAGTTTCCCCAGATACCAGTTGTAAAATTTATCAATAATTTATATCAGTGCCACAAATTTCTGATTGAAATTGACATGCCTGTTCAAGATATTTGCATGATAGTTCGTTCATACCCGCTCGTGCTGGGCTCCTGTGAACTCAAAAAGGTTACAAGCTTAATGGGTGCCTTGAACTGCGGGAAGAGCAGGCTCGGTCAAATGATTAAGGAAGATCCTAATGTGTTGAAGAAATGGATCCTTGGAAGGAGAGTTGACCGGCTACCAAATCAAATCAGGGTTCTAAAAGTGAGGGAAATCAAAACTGATTTTTTGTTGAGTCTAGGCTTTATTGAGAAGTCAAAGGAAATGGAAATAGCTATTAAAGAATTTCGAGGCAAAGGAGTGGAACTTCAAGAGAGATTTGATTGTTTAGTGAACACTGGTTTGAGTCGCGAGGAAGTCATATCGATGGTCAAGGCATCGCCTCAAATTCTCAACCAGAACAAAGATATCATTGAAACAAAGATAAATCATTTTGTAAAAGAATTGGGCTACCCAGTGACTGATTTGCTCACTCATCCTCCCCTTGTGTCTTATACAATTGAGAGGGTGAAGCTTAGACTTTTGACTTATAAATGGCTCAAAGATGAAAGAGTAGTGCATCCAAAGTTGTCCTTAAGCACACTCTTGTCATGCTCAGAGGATGTATTCGTAAGGCTTTACGTAAATTCTCATCCTAGAGGGTTGGAATTTTGGGAGAGGCTGAaggaaaaaatatattcaaTATGA